ACATCCCACATTCCCTCCTCATCCTTAGAAAAGATGGCGGGAAAAATATAGCGGTCAGGATATTTTTTCATGTTATCAACTCCTTTGTTTATCTTTTTGTCCAAAGGGGCCGGGGCTATTTAAGCCCCAGCGCCTTCTTTATTGCCTGATCCACTCCGATGGAGATTTTATAGGGGATTGGAAAACCTCTTTGTCCTTCTTTGGAGGCCCAGTAATGGCTTCCTTTTCCCCGGCTCTCTGTTACCGTCCAGCCAAGTTCTCTTGCTATCTTTACGAACTCGCTTTGCGTGTATCTTTTATTGGCTGGATATTCTTTTTTCACTGTTGAGCCGCCTCCCTTCGATGAATTAATTATAGCACAAATACGATACGTGTCAATACGTATTAATTAGATGAAGGCACAAAAAAAGATAAATGTGCTAATCTTTGTATATTGCCCCTGTTGGCAGCAGCTTTGTAAAGTCGTTCGCGTATTCTTCGAGATTCTCTTTTTCCTGCTGCCAAAAGCCGCTTGCCCAGGCAAAAAAGCCTAGGATGGCCAGAGAGGTAAACGGTACAACTCCCTCTATTTCCCCCGGAACGGAAAAGAGCGCGCATAACCTCGCGATCTGCTCATCGTTCCACTGTAGGTGTGCTCCGCCGCCATAACGGAGCCACTGTTCGAGCTCACGGCTGCAATATATTATCGGCGGCAGCGCGTTGTCGCGCGCAAAGAGGATCACCGCCTTGCGCTGTTCCGGCTTCAGGAGCGCGAAGCTGCGGCGGCAGCCGTTTTCGTATTCTTCCTCGGCAACTTCAAAAATTCTATTCGCCGAAGCCCCGAGGCTCCTTGATGAGCAAGGGAAACGGGCGAGGAAGTCGGCGTCTTTTAGCTCGATCTTCGCCGTTTTGGGCTTCATTATTGTATTGTCGTACTTCGTAGTATCTTTCATATTCATCCACCTCGCTGCAATGTCGAATTTCTATAGGTTTTCCCTGGAAATCATATGGTTCGTTGCGGAGCGTAAAAAATGTCCAGGCAATAAATTTATCTGGCATCGTAATCATATAGAACGGATCAAGTTTTTCATATCCGTTCGTGCCTTTTATCATAATGCTAGATACCCCTAATGATACACGGTATCCTTCACTGGAGATGCCGCCGCGCTTCCATGTCTGGGTTTTAAAATCAAAAAGCGTTTCCCATACGCGCCTGGCAGCATCGAATCCGTGCAGAGGGAAAAACATCCGCTGACGTTCCAAAAAGATAGGATCGCGATCATCCATCCCCCCAATATTGCAATATGGGAGATCATTTCTATCCAAAAACAAAAAGCACCCGTCCGCCGGCGCATCGTATTGTTTTATTATGCGATTGTAGCGAGCAAATATATTTCGATAAAACATTATCTTCCAGGGGCCACGCTTCATTCCAGCCATTTCTCTCCAGATATATCCCGTGCCGCGCTTTTCTACCTCAACTTCCCGGTACAGTCCCCTCTTGCGGTCGTACTCCACAGCTGGTATGATTTTACTCACTCCTTTTGTAGGATGCCGCCCCTGAAACTCCCGTGCGTGGGAAGGGGCGGCTTTTCGTTTTTTGTTACTCATTCTTAAATGCCATATAAAAAACATAGATTTCAATCCACATGGGCAGGCCCATGGCTTTTTTATATTAGGCGGCCTCGTTTATCAGCCGTTTAATATCAGATTCGTCAGCCCTGATGTTCAGGAGCAGGAAGGGGAGGTCTGTATTTTCCGTCGTATGCGCCGCGAACAGAGAGGCAAACTCTTCTTTTTCCGCGAGGGCCAGGGCCTTGTCGCGGCTGACTTCGTGCATGTCGTTTTCGGCGATAACGCGGAAGGTGTCGTTCAGCATGTTTTCAAGGACAGTTTTGAGGGTGGGTTTCTGGATATCGACCCGCAAGGCAACCTGCCCCTTGCCGAGATTTTCCAGCGTAGAATCCAAGCGAAGCAACGTGCCGCGTTCGTTGCGATATTCGGCGGCGGCATCATACTGCTCCGCATCTATTATGTAGGCTACAGCAAGCCCGCTCTTCGCCGTATAGAACTCCTCCGCCATTGCCGCTACTTCCTTACCGTTCTGATAGATTCTTTCGTTTTTCATTGTGTTTTTCTCCTTTTTATATGAGCGGTGCATCGCTCTTATTTAATAATGATATTATAGTGCTTATATAGCACTATGTCAAGCGATTTCGACATAATATTAGTGCCAATTTAGCACCAATAATATGCCAAAGAGATTTTTAACAAAAAAAATAGGGGCGAGCTCCCGAAGGAACCCGCCCCGTGCTGAGCATATATAGCGATTAGTTGCCCGGTGGACTCACCAACTTTCTTATTTTATGCCTCTTTTCTTTATTTCTTCTTCGATCCGGCGATCAATGTTGGACAGATCGACATCTTTTAGAGATGGTGATTTTAACGTTATTGTTTCTGCCGTTTTATTGTGCGCGCCAACCGGCGTTGCATCGCCCTTGGCGGCGGCCGCCTCGACCAACATTTTGCTCGGACTTTTTAGCTGCCCGTTGGGATAATAAAATTCGTTGTTGTCCATGTATTTTTTACCGAGCAGGGCCGCCACGATGCCGCCGACTAAGGCGATAACGGAATCCGGCAGAGGCACCTCCGGAACTGTCGCGCCGAAAGCCCGCGCCCATGGGAGCAGAATATAGTTGTTGGCGAGCGAGAATACAAACACCCAGATGATCGCGGGGATGGCCCCGGCTACGAAGATGCTCTTGTTGGATAGCATCGCCTGCAGCACGCCCATGCGGGCCATCGTGTCTTGCGCGTCGAGCTTCGCCATCTCGAGCTTGAGTTCTTGTTGCTTGTTCGGGTCAGGGATGATTTTGTCTATTACCCCGGAGATGCCGGGGATGAGTTCGAGTACGTTCATTTGTCTTCCTCCCTCACATCGATTTTAAGCCGCTGATACACCAGCCTCTTAAAGGTGTCCTGGAGCCACTGCAGGCCGATGAATATCGCGCCGCCGACAACGCCCATGCAAAAGGCGTATGGGTAGCCCATTCCGCGCATGAGCAGGCCGAGGATGGAGCCCTGCACCACCGCAAGCAAAGCGCCGATAAGCAGCTTCGATGCCATAAAGGGTTCTACGCGCCAGTGGAGTGCGAAGTATTTGGCGGTAGTGGCGATGAGAGCCGCCCCGCCGCAAAGCAACACGGTGTAGAAGATATCCCGCAGCACCCCTTTGATTTCATTCCCGATCTCCTGCATCGGTATCAGCCCCTTTCGATGTATTCCTTTATGCCCGCGGCGATCGCGGCCGCCGCTTTCTCCTGCCACGCGGCGGAGGTAAGTTTTTCGCGGTCGGCGGCGTTGCTGATGAAGCCCAGCTCCACGAGCACGGCGGGCTTTTTAGTTTCGCGCAGCACATGGTAGTTGGCCGCTTTGATTCCCCGCCCCGCCATGCCGGAGGCGGCGAGCAGTTTTTTGTAGATGGCACTCGCCGCGGCAACCGATCTATCGCTCTGGCTTGTGTGCGTGTACACCTCTACGCCGTTAGCCTTTTCGCTCGTTGCGCTGTTGCAATGGATAGATACCAGGATATCCGCCTTGCTGCGGTTGGCGTAGTCGGTGCGCTCCGGCAGCGCCACGTAATTATCGGCGGTGCGCGTATATACCACGGTGTGGCCGGCCAGTTTGCCGCCGATCAACTTAGCCACGGAAAGCGCAATATCCTTCTCCGGCACCCCTCCGGCGCAGGCTCCGGGGTCTTTGCCGCCATGGCCGGCGTCGATACAGATTGTTTTCGGCTTGCCGGCAGCGTTCGCGGATAGGGCGGCAGCGTTCTCGATTTCCGGCGCTTTCGGCCTGTTTTTCGCACCATCGTTCGCGGCGTAGATGCCGAGCACATCGATCGCGATCGCGGCGTTGGCGTCGGAGAGATATCCCTTTTCGATCGCATACAGCAGCGCGGTTTTGAGTTTCAGCTCCGCCGCCTCCGCGCCGAAGATCTCCGGCGCGAGCCTTACGGCGGTCTCGGCGAGGCGGCGGAAATACTCTTTGTCGGTAGCCCATTTGTAGGGGCCGGTGAGCAGGCCATCAAACACGCCCCAGAAGTTATCGCGGCGCTCATCGCAGAGCGGGTACATCTTGGCGATCTTGGCTTCGTAATCGGCGAGGAAATCGGCGATTGAATCGTATTTACGAAACGCGCTCTCGGCGTTGTACTTGTCGCCGTCGGCGCTCTGCTCCCACGATACCTTGTTGTAGATCGCACCCTGCCAGCCAGAGCCCTTTTTTATTCCCGCGCAGTTGTTCGCCGCCCAGCATAGTTCCGAGCTCCACGGCTTACCGGCCTCGCGCGTTTCATGGTGGCATTGGCAAAGCGCGGCGAAAGCGTTCAGCTGCGGGCGCTGCTGCGCAAGCGCGAAAAATGTTTTGTTGTCCATATCATTGCTCCCTTCTGAATATAAAAAAAAGAGCCTCTCGGCTCTCCGTGCTCCTTGCTTACTTCCAGAGGCCTATGGCTGTTATGTTTATTGTAAAATCGGTTATCACCGCGTTGCCTCCTATTTTCAGAGAATTTGCTGCATTTATGTCACTTGATTTTGCACCTGTGTTAAATATGGTGGGCGTTCCGTAAGATAAAATATAACCTATCTGTACATTATAGTTATCTGCGCTTGTAGCAAATGCACAAACAGTAATTGTTTTAGTACCATCTGCTACAAAGTTGGCAGGAAAAACATAATCACTGTAACCCCAAAATATATCGTCTGGCGCGATGTTTTGATTGCTTTTTTTAACTGTACTTGTGCATATCATTGTGCCATCAGCGAATTTTGTGTACCTCCCATTGGCATTCTCGCCGCTCTCGATCACCGCGCTTCCCATAGCCCCCACGATCGGCAGCTGTGAGATGTCCACTAGCCCATCGATCAGCGCGGGAGATTCGTACTGCTTTACGAGTACGCCGTTTATCCGCTTATAACGCACCACTTTCTTAGCACACATGGCGCGTTACCCCATTGTTTACGTGCTTACTGGGATTGCCCCCCCCCCGTAAGCATTTACGAGTTGTTAGCATTGTCTAAAACCTCCCATGTGATAGCGTCAAGCTCGGCCTGTGTCGCGGCGGCCGTGATCTCGGTGTCTAGCAGTTGCTGTCTGCCGATCACGGCGGCGGAGAGCGCGCCGTAGCTTGCCACGTTGGCGAGTATCTTTCCCACGAGCACGGCGGTTTCGATACCCCGCGTAGTGGCGATTGCCGCGACAAACTGCGCCGCCTCGGTTTCTGTGTTGCCGGCGGCGTAATCCTTCGCGCCATGCTCCTGCTTGCTCCAACTCTCGATCTCCGCTCCGGTGTAGTTCGCCTTCACCTCGGCGAGTACGGCGTCGCCTGCCGCCCATATCTGGCGGCGCTTCGCCTCTTTTGCGCGCGCAAATTTCATCTCGGGCGTGTCTAGTTTTGTCCAGTTAATGTTTCCCATATTTACCAGTCCTTTCTATTTCCAGCGGCCTATGGCAACAAATTTTGCCCTTCCGTTCAGCAGCGGCGTGTTGCCACCCAAAGTTTGGCAGCACATCTGGCAATAAGTAGTTCTTTCGCCGTTACTGACAGGGGCAAATAGGAACGACGTTGCCAAAGTAGTATCTGTATCTCCCATATAGATTGCAACAGAAGGCAAGACAATAGGCACTGCTGCAAATGCTGCTGGATATGTAAATGTTTGCATAACACCAGGGTCACTTCCAAAAGGAATATATACAGACCAGCAGTGCATCGTACCATCCGCAAATTTGACATATTCTCCGTTGGCGTTAGAACCGCGCTCTATTATGGCGCTTCCTATCGTCCCGACAACCGGCAACAAAGAGATATCTATTTTATCCCCATCTAACATCGGCAGCTCGGCCACAGTCTCAAGTCCATCCGCCGTGCGCCTCTGCACAAGATATTTCTCAGGCATAGTGCGCACACTCCAAAATGTTAACTATGGGACATATGTTACCTAGGAGCGCCCCCCCCCCCTGGCTACATTACAAGTTGTTATCATTGTTACGTCCTCCTGTCATTCTCCTATACAACTTCTGGCTCAATAGCCTGGTCTTCGGCACCTAATTCATCTATCGCTATTACCTGCCCGGATGCATCGACATATACGGGTTTGGGAAACCGCTGCTCTTCCGTCGCATTGCTAGGTATCGGGAATAGCAGTGTCAGTTCAATAGTGTCTCCGCTGCGCGCAACGTCCGACACTATAAACTCCGTGGCAAAAGCATCGCAAGGCAATGTCGCCCCGTCTTGCAGAGGTTCAAGGTCAAAAGTTTGGCCGTTTATGATTATTGTCGAGCCGCTGACAGATACAGATAAGGTATCCTCCCGCACCTGTGGACTAAGGTTGATTTTGAACATTTTTATCTCTCCTTTACACGCTTTTTACTCAGCCACACATCATTAGTCAGGTGGTGGCCTGTGATTTGGGTATTTATGCTTTTTGTCTTATTACACGAGTATTAGCCTATTGTTTCCGAGCCCGCTCTGTGTCGCGCTTGACACGTGCATATTGGGTGCGCTGGCGTCGGGGGCGATCATAGAGAGCGGCTCGAACGCCAATGGGCGATACATATAAGTATGCGGACAATAAGATGATATGCACGCAAGTTGTTAGCCGGGTAGCGATGACGGTTGCTCAAAGGGATGGTGTGCGTGTAAGTTGGGCATACCCTGTGTAAGTCGTAGATATGGAAGATTTATGTAGAATAGACCAGGTGTCAGGTTGGTCATCAAATATATTCGTGGCGAATTTGTATCGGAATATAATGACATATGCTTACGGTGGATGTTTTGCAATTAGCGGTGAGTGGAGTTTCACAGGCGCAACATATGTAGTTCAGATAGCCATAGGCAGATGGAAGGCGTGAGGCTATTTCCAGCGGCCTATAGACCTCCATTGAATAAGGAATGTACCAGACCTCGCCGCGATATCAAGAACTCTAACTATTAGCTGATTTGATGATTTTGCTAAACAAGAACACCATGCAGATTGTGTAGGAAATTGAACAGACGCAATATTCACCACGTTATCATTCACATATTGCGCCGGATATGGTATCCACACAGAACCTTCATATATGTTGCCGTAAACCGTAAGTGTCAGCTCAACGCCAAGTACACCGTAGCATTCCATTGTTCCATTGGCGTATTTTATCCAGCTCCCGTTGGCGTTTGCGCCCTCTTCAATAATCGCGCCATCGGCGCACGCACCGACGATGCGCATACACTCAGCCGGAAGCTTCAGCTCGGCATCGAGCACCGGAACCTTCACCTTGCCTCCCAGCGCGCCGAGCACGTTTTTGGCTATCGTGTATATCTGCATATCTCTACACCTCCTCCAGCCGGTCGATGATGTCGCCGTCCTTCGTGGCGGCCAGTATCTGCGCGTCGGTCTCGCCGTTTATAAACAAATGTGTCCGCTGGGTGGCCCCCGCTGGCAGCCATCCGAGGTCTATCTTGCCGTCCGCCCCCGCCTTCGGCACCTGTCCCGCCGCCGGAAGCAGAGAGGCGATAGGCACCTGCGCCGCGCTGCTGGCCGCCTGTGCAGCGCTTGCCGCCGCGTTCGTGGCGTTGGTCTGGGCGGCGTTTTTTGCGGTCTCGGCGGCATTTTTTGCCGCGACAGCATCGGTCTTTGCCGTCTCGGCTGCGTTTTTAGCGTCTATCGCCGCCATCTTGGCGCTGGTCGCCGTGCCGGAGGCGGATACCGCCGTCTGGCGCGCCGTCTGCGCGTCGGTGTTGGCGGCCTCCGCCGTGGCGGCCGCCGTCTCCGCTCTAGTGGTGTAGCCGAGCGCGTCGGCGAGCACGGTTTTACATTTTTGCACGAGCGAGGCTACCAGCGCCGAGAGGTATGGCGTCGTGTGCTCGCCCGCCAGGTTCCAGAGGGCGTATTTCGCGCCTGTCGCGCTGGTGCCGCCGTAGTTGGCGGTCAGCGTCAGGTGCGAGTCGTCCGTTACACTCAACACCTCATAGTGAGGCGAGATCGCCGCGCCGCTGGCATCCACCAGCGAAAAGCTATCCCCCGGCGTGATCGCTCCGTTGCCCCACGTGGTGCCCGTGCCGACCACGTCCGGGCTGCCGTTAGTTACGGTTACAGTTCCTGTTTTGTACCATGGCATGGTTTATCACCCCTATTCTGAGATTGCCATATAATTCAAACTACCACTTGCTAACTGTTGCGACTGGACAGTAACACCATTAGTTACCAAAAGTTTCAGCCAACAGCGATTATAATCACTCTCTGTTTTGGGGCTTTCCCAACCCTCATTTGTCGCTGGCTCATCATACGCACTAATGTAATATGTTGCATATGCACTGATATTTGAATTAGCTGGTATGCCAATTGTAAATGTGTTGGAGCTTACTTGGTACAAAGATGTCGGATCGGAATTTATCAGACTCCGCCCATTAACACAACTTCCACCACCAACCAAATACGTATTACCGTTTATATTTAGATATACGTTATAGGACACGGTACCATATCGATATCTTTCCATGTGTCCGGTGTTAGATTGAGATAGGTATTGGCAGACTTGTCCATAAAATCCGATCTGTACCGATATGCTCTGCATGGCAACACTATTGCTAATACTTGAGGTACTAAGATTTCCGCTCGATGCGGTACCGCTGTAATTTGCACCAGTACCTCCAAGAGTGATACTACCAGCGGCAATAATCAAAGTCGCAACGGGTTTAAATGTTGCGATACCAGTTGTCGGATTCCAAGTTATATCTGAGGCCAATAAGTTTAGTGTTTGATTGCCATCTGTACGGGCAGCAGAATAAGATTGCAACGCGCAAGGCGACACGATAATATTCGGTTTAGACGGCCAGTATCCTGGCAAGCTTACTGTCGTGTTGTTTGGTATATTTTGCCCATAGTGTATTTTTCGCAATGACTTCATTGGACGATAAGATCCGTTTAAATATTTATAGGTCGTGATATCGCCCAGCTCCATGCGGATGTAATCGCCGGAAGTGAGATTGTTCGGATCTTTCAGCTGCAATACGGCGGCCTCGGAATCGATCAGCACCGCCCCACTCCCCATCTGAAAAATGGAGCCGTTGCCCATGATCAGGCTGCCGCCCGCGCCGATCTGTATTTGCGCCGCCGCGCTGATCATATTCCCGACTATCCAGCCGCCGCCCGCCCCTTTGGCCGCATTCACAAACAGGTTCCCGTTCATCACGAGCTTGGGCGTGCCGCTGGTGGCATCGATGGCAAATATTTGTATTGGCTCGCCGCCTGCTACCGGGTTCGCGAAATAAAAAGCGTTGGCCAAAAATACCATCTCGGAGGTCTCGCCGTCGGAACCGAGTTTAACCCCGGCAATTCTGCCGTTGGTATCTACCACCACCGAATAGGTCGCCTCAACCTTGCCGTCTACCGTTGCGATGGCGTTGGCGGCGGTTTGAATCGCGCTAGTATTTTCGCCGACTTTCGCGGCAAGCTGCGTGCGCGCTGTAGCCTCCGCCTGGTCTGCTGTTGCGCGGGCGGTCTGCTCCGCCACTATCGCGCTAGTATTTTCGCCGACTTTCGCGGCAAGCTGCGTGCGCGCTGTAGCCTCCGCCTCAAGCCCCTCCACAACCTTTGTTTCGAGGTCTTGTGTCGCCTTGGCCGCCGTATTTCGGTTTTCGTCCTCGTTGGCGCTGTTGATGATGCTGGCCGCTGAGATTGCCTCTACTTCTTCGACCAATGCCTCCAACTGCGGAATAAATTTACTTGGCCTGATAGATTGGTCCGGGATGTCCGCGGCTCGGAGCTCCTCGGCTGTTACGGAGATCACGGCACTGTATTCGCTCTTGTTTCCGGCCACGTCAACAGCTCGGAGCCTGTACCACGCTGTCTGCAGCACGTAGAGGTTGCTGTCCACGTACTCCTGCGCGAAGCGCGGGGCGATGCCGATCTTCGTCATTTCAGCCGCGTCGGATTCCAGGGAGCGATATATCTCGATGTGGTCGAGGTCACCGTCACCGGGGTCGGCCCACGTGAGAGATGCCATGCGGAAACCGCCCGTGCCTTTGAGGTTAGTCGGCGGCGCCGGCGGCGTGAGATCTCCGCGCAGTATTTTGCTCGTCGTTTGTCCGTCGCTACGCACACCGAGGCGCGATACCACGTATATTTTTACGTAGAGCGTGTCGCCGATGTTGCCCGTGCAGGGCAGATAGTATTCCTCAGAGCCGCGCGGTAACGTGCCGGCGGGTTTCCAGCTTACCTCGGAGCTGTATCTGTACCAGAGTTCGAGCGAGGCATAGGATGCCGGCGGCGTCCAGGAGATTTTCGCGATCAGGTTGTAGCTGCCGTCCTGGAGCGTTACGAGCTGCTCGGTGATTGCCATCTCCGTCACGTCGTCGGGCTTATAGTTCGTTGTCAGGCTGGTGTCGATGTGGTGCGTGATGTCCAGCACGGAATCATCATACACGTCAGCGATGTACTCGGAGCAGGTCACGGTCATTACGTCCTGCCCGCTGTTTTTCACAGATACCACCCGGAACGGTTTTTTGTTCCAGCCGGTGAAGCTCTCAAAGGTCACTTGCAGCACTTCTCCGGGCTGGATATCGCAGTCTTTCAGCCCCACGCCAAACGAGCAAAAATTTCGCACCATGAGCGAGGTCTTGAGCAGGTAGTAGCCCATATGGCCCACCTGCCCGGAGCGCGTCACCGGCAGCATAGAGATCGATTTTTCCACCACGCCGCGATCGGCGATGTCGGTCGAATCCTGAAATACGTCGGTCACGCGCTCGTAGCTGTTATCCGGATCTATCCAGTCGATGGTGATCCTGTTGCATACATCTTCATCGGCCGCCTGCCAGAAGGTGAAGCTGCCCTCCACGATGTTGTTGGGCGTGATCTCACGGCTGTAGATGGAGACCGGCGCGTCGATGCAAATTTGCAGCTTGTCGGTCTCCACCATATAGCCGCGGCAAGACGCAAGAAAATCGGCGAGCACGTCGCGGATCGGGCGCTGCGTGTCGAGTGTGAAGTCCAGCATGAAGCGCGCGCCATAGGATACCGTGCCGTCACAATATGCGGCCGCCGCTACAGCGCAGGCGTAATCTATTTTGTCCCAATCCGGGTGCTGGTATACGCCGTTTGTCACCGTGCCATAGCCCAGGCCGTAGCGCGGATGGCAGAGGATATCCAGGATAATCCACACCGGGTTGCGGCTCCACGCAAAGCCGGCGGGCGTCCACACCTTCACACCGTCTACAATGCTTGTCACCGTCGGCGTGCCGTTGAGTTTTTCCTGCGCCTTTAACGTCAGGCAGATCATCGCCACGTCGTCGGGATATGGGCGCGCTCCGGATGGATCGCGGCTGTCGTGAGTCGCGGCCGCGGTGTTGAGGTATGTGGTGAGAGAGCAATCTTCGAGCGCCGCGGGGTCCTGGTCGTTGCAGAGCACAGAGTTTATTGCCGTTACCGGCCCCTCGCCGACCAGTATATAGAGATCCTGCACTTCCTTCTTGTCGTCCGCGAATGCCTGATAGATGATATTACCCGCGACACGGCATTTACCGTAAATTACGGGTATTGGCACGAGCTGGCTCATGGTGTTGCTGATCGGGCCGAAGCTGTATGTGGGCGAGTTCGAAAAATCTCCCATGTCGCGTGGCATGAAGAGCGAGCCGAGCGACGCGCCGAGCATGATCGCGCCAAACGCCGTTGTAACGATCCCCCAGCCGATCAGCGCGCCGGAAAATGCCCAGCCCAAAAGTGCGCCGACTGCGATTGTTACCATAGCGGCACCTCCAATATCCTATAGATTCCAATAGTTTTTTTCTGGTATGGCGCGCTCCAACGCGTGAGGCGGCTCGTGCCGCCGCGCGGAATGTGCAAAAAAAGCGCCACGTCGACGAATGTGCCCAGGTGGAAGACGGGCGAAAAGTCAAAAAGAACGACCGCCCCCGGTTCGGGAGCGGCTATCTTATATGCTATCTTTTTAAGCTCATGCTCTATATCGCGCGTCCGCGCTTCGTAGTTCTCCGGCGTGTAGTCCCACGCAAGCGGGATCACGCGCCCGTATGTCTCCTGTGCGGCGATCGCCAGCCGCAGGCAGTCGGTCCGCCCGGGGCCGAAGCCCCACGGCAGACCGATAAGATTATTTAAGTCCGTCATCTTCGTGTGGATAACTCACGCGGATTTTTCGCGCTCGGAATGTAGGGGAACATTGACGTCCAGCAAATTCGTCTCGGCACTTTATCCATTCCGTCGAATCCCTGTGAAATTATCGCGTCTACCTGCGTCTGCCCGATTGTGATACTGCGGATTTTGCCGCTGAATTTCAGCGTCGCGCCGCTTTCGCTGGCCAGCGTGTTTTTTAGGGCGCTGTATACTTCGCAGCGCACGCCGTTTAGCTTATAGTATTGCGCGAGCCCCGTAATGTCGTTGCTCACATTGTCCAGCGAGAGGTGGCACTGGTCGGTAGTTTGGTCTTTGCTGCGCTCTACCTCTTCGATCTCCATGCCGCAGGCAAAATATGTCTGCGGCTGACCGTTTTCGTCGAACCATGTTACATTCTCCGGTGCGTCGGTGAGATAGAGGTATTCTGTGTTGTGTGTGGCCGGGTTAAGCGGCGGGATGTCAAGCACCCGCACAAGATATATTGGCTCTAAGGTTTCGGCTTGCGCCGCTGTCTTGTAGTCGCTCATAGTATCTCCCTCAAAGTAAGTTCAATCTTTCCGTGTCTCATGCCGGCGCGGTCCGATTTCAACGTATCGTCCTTAAAGCGCACGGTTATGGACGATGCCGCGCCCGGCGGCGTCCAAAGAAATGATTCTACCGGGCCTTTTCGCGCGTTCCAAAATGCCTCTATCTCGGCGAGCGTCTCGGCGCGGCCGGTGAAGGTCAGTGCCCACTCGCGCGGCGCGGCCCCGCGGTCGCTGCGCTGCTCTTTGCCGCTTTCAAAGGTGGTGATGTTCACGCGCCGACGAAATTGCGGCTGCCATGTGAAATCCGGTATCCACGTAAACACAGGTGTTGGCATTTACATCGCTCCTTTCACCGCGGTACGCAGGGCCCCGCCGCGCTGGAGGCCGTTCACGATGAGGCTTTCAATCGTGCCCTTGTTGCCTTGCAGCATTTTCACAAAGCTTTGCGCATCTACCGCCTGAATCGTTATGCTGTAGTTATCACCAGCAGCGCCGCTGGACGCCCCGCCCTGCGAAGCGTTCTTAGGCACAACAACTTCTCCGCGCTGAAGTATCGCCGGCACTTCGTCCGAGCGAAGCCCCGCGATGCCGCCGCCGTGCATTCGCGGCGCGTTGGCAAATACGGAGGGACTTACCAGCGTCGGTGTGCCGCCGGCGCCTACAGTGCCGCCGCTGTGGAATTTCAGCCCCAGCATCCCAAAAAATCCGCCGCCGGAGCCGAAGAATCCGCCGGCCACGCCGCCGCCAAAAAGCGCCCGCATTATCATTGCTTTGGCGATCACCGCGCCGAGGTCCTGCAGGAGATCCAACATCGCTTCGCCGAGCGATTCGGTGCTGCGGATGGCGCTCTCAAACGCGTTGCCGATGCTCGCGGGC
The window above is part of the Cloacibacillus evryensis DSM 19522 genome. Proteins encoded here:
- a CDS encoding type II toxin-antitoxin system HicA family toxin encodes the protein MKKEYPANKRYTQSEFVKIARELGWTVTESRGKGSHYWASKEGQRGFPIPYKISIGVDQAIKKALGLK
- a CDS encoding 3TM-type holin, producing MNVLELIPGISGVIDKIIPDPNKQQELKLEMAKLDAQDTMARMGVLQAMLSNKSIFVAGAIPAIIWVFVFSLANNYILLPWARAFGATVPEVPLPDSVIALVGGIVAALLGKKYMDNNEFYYPNGQLKSPSKMLVEAAAAKGDATPVGAHNKTAETITLKSPSLKDVDLSNIDRRIEEEIKKRGIK
- a CDS encoding N-acetylmuramoyl-L-alanine amidase, whose protein sequence is MDNKTFFALAQQRPQLNAFAALCQCHHETREAGKPWSSELCWAANNCAGIKKGSGWQGAIYNKVSWEQSADGDKYNAESAFRKYDSIADFLADYEAKIAKMYPLCDERRDNFWGVFDGLLTGPYKWATDKEYFRRLAETAVRLAPEIFGAEAAELKLKTALLYAIEKGYLSDANAAIAIDVLGIYAANDGAKNRPKAPEIENAAALSANAAGKPKTICIDAGHGGKDPGACAGGVPEKDIALSVAKLIGGKLAGHTVVYTRTADNYVALPERTDYANRSKADILVSIHCNSATSEKANGVEVYTHTSQSDRSVAAASAIYKKLLAASGMAGRGIKAANYHVLRETKKPAVLVELGFISNAADREKLTSAAWQEKAAAAIAAGIKEYIERG
- a CDS encoding host specificity protein J; translated protein: MVTIAVGALLGWAFSGALIGWGIVTTAFGAIMLGASLGSLFMPRDMGDFSNSPTYSFGPISNTMSQLVPIPVIYGKCRVAGNIIYQAFADDKKEVQDLYILVGEGPVTAINSVLCNDQDPAALEDCSLTTYLNTAAATHDSRDPSGARPYPDDVAMICLTLKAQEKLNGTPTVTSIVDGVKVWTPAGFAWSRNPVWIILDILCHPRYGLGYGTVTNGVYQHPDWDKIDYACAVAAAAYCDGTVSYGARFMLDFTLDTQRPIRDVLADFLASCRGYMVETDKLQICIDAPVSIYSREITPNNIVEGSFTFWQAADEDVCNRITIDWIDPDNSYERVTDVFQDSTDIADRGVVEKSISMLPVTRSGQVGHMGYYLLKTSLMVRNFCSFGVGLKDCDIQPGEVLQVTFESFTGWNKKPFRVVSVKNSGQDVMTVTCSEYIADVYDDSVLDITHHIDTSLTTNYKPDDVTEMAITEQLVTLQDGSYNLIAKISWTPPASYASLELWYRYSSEVSWKPAGTLPRGSEEYYLPCTGNIGDTLYVKIYVVSRLGVRSDGQTTSKILRGDLTPPAPPTNLKGTGGFRMASLTWADPGDGDLDHIEIYRSLESDAAEMTKIGIAPRFAQEYVDSNLYVLQTAWYRLRAVDVAGNKSEYSAVISVTAEELRAADIPDQSIRPSKFIPQLEALVEEVEAISAASIINSANEDENRNTAAKATQDLETKVVEGLEAEATARTQLAAKVGENTSAIVAEQTARATADQAEATARTQLAAKVGENTSAIQTAANAIATVDGKVEATYSVVVDTNGRIAGVKLGSDGETSEMVFLANAFYFANPVAGGEPIQIFAIDATSGTPKLVMNGNLFVNAAKGAGGGWIVGNMISAAAQIQIGAGGSLIMGNGSIFQMGSGAVLIDSEAAVLQLKDPNNLTSGDYIRMELGDITTYKYLNGSYRPMKSLRKIHYGQNIPNNTTVSLPGYWPSKPNIIVSPCALQSYSAARTDGNQTLNLLASDITWNPTTGIATFKPVATLIIAAGSITLGGTGANYSGTASSGNLSTSSISNSVAMQSISVQIGFYGQVCQYLSQSNTGHMERYRYGTVSYNVYLNINGNTYLVGGGSCVNGRSLINSDPTSLYQVSSNTFTIGIPANSNISAYATYYISAYDEPATNEGWESPKTESDYNRCWLKLLVTNGVTVQSQQLASGSLNYMAISE
- a CDS encoding DUF1833 family protein gives rise to the protein MSDYKTAAQAETLEPIYLVRVLDIPPLNPATHNTEYLYLTDAPENVTWFDENGQPQTYFACGMEIEEVERSKDQTTDQCHLSLDNVSNDITGLAQYYKLNGVRCEVYSALKNTLASESGATLKFSGKIRSITIGQTQVDAIISQGFDGMDKVPRRICWTSMFPYIPSAKNPRELSTRR
- a CDS encoding phage tail protein — translated: MPTPVFTWIPDFTWQPQFRRRVNITTFESGKEQRSDRGAAPREWALTFTGRAETLAEIEAFWNARKGPVESFLWTPPGAASSITVRFKDDTLKSDRAGMRHGKIELTLREIL